The following are encoded in a window of Thermodesulfobacterium geofontis OPF15 genomic DNA:
- a CDS encoding inositol monophosphatase family protein has translation MEIHKLFEKVKELVKSAGSVLKEMYDSTYEIYHKGKIDLVTTADIKSEEVLKKGLKELTPDIPVIGEESFSEKEKFKSSYCWMVDPLDGTTNFAHNLPWFAISVALLKEKEPILGIIYNPIIDEFFYAIKGEGAYLNEKPIKVSTKEKLIDSLLCTGFPVSKILDSPDLFIPLFEEFMKRCQGVRRFGSAALDLAYVACGRYEGFWEPYLKPWDTSAGVLLVKEAGGEVTDYFGNPYHPFLNTIVASNGKIHQQMIELTSKYHPEYYKPRKNPLPTVDIIIEVEDKIVLIYRKNYPFGWAIPGGFVDYGETLESAAIREAKEETNLDIELLYLLGCYSDPKRDPRFHTITTVFVAKGKGELKAKDDAKLAKLFKIEEIPWDDLAFDHAKILKDYLKRKKYGI, from the coding sequence ATGGAGATACATAAGCTTTTTGAAAAAGTTAAAGAATTGGTAAAATCTGCTGGTAGTGTACTAAAAGAGATGTATGATTCTACTTATGAAATTTATCATAAAGGTAAAATTGATCTTGTAACTACTGCAGATATTAAATCTGAGGAGGTTCTTAAAAAAGGTTTAAAAGAGCTTACTCCGGATATTCCAGTAATTGGAGAAGAAAGTTTTTCAGAAAAAGAAAAATTTAAAAGTTCTTATTGTTGGATGGTTGATCCTTTAGATGGAACTACTAATTTTGCTCATAATCTTCCTTGGTTTGCTATTTCTGTTGCCCTTTTAAAGGAAAAAGAGCCCATTTTAGGTATAATTTATAATCCCATAATAGATGAATTTTTTTATGCTATAAAAGGAGAAGGTGCTTATCTTAATGAAAAACCTATTAAAGTTTCTACGAAAGAAAAACTCATTGATTCCCTTCTTTGTACAGGTTTTCCTGTTTCTAAAATTTTAGATTCTCCAGATCTTTTTATACCTCTTTTTGAAGAATTTATGAAAAGATGTCAAGGGGTGAGAAGATTTGGTTCTGCTGCTCTTGATCTTGCTTATGTTGCTTGTGGAAGATATGAAGGTTTTTGGGAACCTTATTTAAAACCATGGGATACTTCAGCAGGGGTTTTATTAGTTAAAGAAGCCGGAGGAGAAGTTACTGATTACTTTGGCAATCCCTACCACCCTTTTTTAAACACTATAGTTGCCTCTAACGGAAAAATTCATCAACAAATGATAGAACTTACTTCTAAATATCATCCTGAATATTATAAACCTCGTAAAAATCCTCTTCCTACAGTAGACATAATTATAGAAGTGGAAGATAAAATAGTGTTAATTTATAGAAAAAATTATCCTTTTGGTTGGGCTATTCCTGGCGGATTTGTGGATTATGGAGAAACTTTAGAATCCGCAGCTATTAGAGAAGCTAAAGAAGAAACCAATTTAGATATAGAACTTCTCTATCTTTTAGGATGTTATTCAGATCCTAAAAGGGATCCGAGATTTCACACTATAACTACTGTGTTTGTAGCTAAAGGTAAAGGAGAACTCAAAGCTAAAGATGATGCAAAGTTAGCAAAACTTTTTAAAATAGAAGAAATACCATGGGACGATTTAGCTTTCGATCACGCTAAAATCTTAAAAGATTATCTTAAAAGAAAAAAATATGGAATATAA
- a CDS encoding GGDEF domain-containing response regulator, whose protein sequence is MEYNTLLNLFEREFREKLKIIISKVDEKTKVLLEEFFKNIELEIKFVEDLEEVVEIILQDPLYQIVIFSLSEKNKDFSAFIEKLKDIRAYVKIFIIIDYSEEKDLGNYFEEGADEVILKPFTLNEFKARFFKLLKEHYLDIKLQKFIVEDPLTQVYNRRYFDEAIKEEIYKALRQGYPLSLIMIDLDNFKWYNDTFGHQEGDKLLKSFGEVLWKNVRNKIDKVCRYGGDEFVIILPYTFWKNAVLIAERICKAWEEKKVRSVTLSIGIAQLIERGSLEESISDLINRADKAMYSAKKFEKNVWVVDKETSKLFLNEEFQGEG, encoded by the coding sequence ATGGAATATAATACTTTGCTCAATTTATTTGAAAGGGAATTCAGAGAGAAGCTTAAAATTATAATAAGTAAAGTAGATGAAAAAACAAAGGTTCTTTTGGAAGAATTTTTTAAAAATATAGAGTTAGAGATAAAGTTTGTAGAAGATCTTGAAGAGGTAGTAGAAATAATTTTGCAAGATCCCCTTTATCAAATAGTAATTTTTTCTCTTTCTGAAAAAAATAAAGATTTTTCAGCCTTTATAGAAAAGCTCAAGGACATAAGGGCTTATGTTAAAATATTTATTATTATAGATTATTCTGAAGAAAAAGATTTAGGAAATTATTTTGAAGAAGGAGCAGATGAAGTAATATTAAAACCTTTTACTTTAAATGAATTTAAAGCAAGATTTTTTAAATTGTTAAAAGAGCATTACTTAGATATAAAACTTCAGAAATTTATAGTGGAAGATCCTCTTACCCAAGTTTATAACAGAAGATATTTTGATGAGGCAATAAAAGAGGAAATTTATAAGGCTTTAAGACAAGGATATCCTTTGAGCTTAATTATGATAGATCTTGATAATTTTAAATGGTATAATGATACTTTTGGTCATCAAGAAGGAGATAAACTTTTAAAAAGCTTTGGAGAAGTTTTATGGAAAAATGTAAGAAACAAAATAGATAAAGTCTGCAGATATGGAGGAGATGAATTTGTAATTATTTTGCCTTATACTTTTTGGAAAAATGCGGTTTTAATAGCAGAAAGAATTTGCAAAGCCTGGGAAGAAAAAAAGGTTAGGTCCGTTACTTTATCTATAGGAATAGCTCAATTAATCGAAAGGGGAAGTTTAGAAGAATCAATTTCAGATCTAATAAATAGAGCAGACAAAGCAATGTATTCTGCTAAAAAATTTGAAAAAAATGTTTGGGTAGTTGATAAGGAAACTTCTAAGCTATTTTTAAACGAAGAATTTCAAGGTGAGGGTTAA